The following proteins are encoded in a genomic region of Arachis ipaensis cultivar K30076 chromosome B02, Araip1.1, whole genome shotgun sequence:
- the LOC107627154 gene encoding uncharacterized protein LOC107627154 — MQGSSSISSSSVDALMPRCHCGVRSPIRTAWKCDYPGRRFYGCSGYETTRKCSFFQWYDPEPPARYSDVIRRFLETNEGIISENTELKKTRQELLDELRRLQQSVHETRAKLEATVAASMAMEDNMLASVATTRKRGVVIIVLISVIVLLVFFPIKVAS; from the coding sequence ATGCAGGGATCCTCTTCCATAAGCTCGTCCTCCGTTGATGCACTGATGCCTCGCTGTCACTGTGGCGTGAGGTCGCCAATCAGAACCGCTTGGAAATGTGACTATCCAGGCAGAAGGTTTTATGGATGTTCTGGGTACGAAACCACCAGGAAATGCTCGTTCTTTCAGTGGTACGATCCAGAGCCCCCGGCTCGTTATTCTGATGTCATTCGCAGGTTTCTGGAAACGAACGAGGGCATTATAAGCGAGAACACTGAGTTGAAGAAGACAAGACAGGAACTCCTAGACGAGCTGCGTCGTTTGCAACAGAGTGTGCATGAAACAAGGGCAAAGCTCGAGGCTACCGTTGCAGCCTCTATGGCCATGGAAGACAACATGCTTGCGAGTGTCGCGACGACAAGGAAGCGTGGGGTTGTGATCATCGTGCTGATATCCGTGATCGTTTTGTTGGTTTTCTTTCCGATCAAAGTCGCTAGTTGA